The genomic interval CCAGGAGCGCCAACAGTAGACGTTTACTAGGACACTTCATCATAACACAGACGTACCACAGACGTACTATATCCAACAATTTCCCAACACAGATTGTCAGCAGAAGCACATGCACTTGTCAGCCTGGTTAAATCAGACGCCTCGAGGGTTCAATTCCACGTTGGTCAAATCAGACACGTCGCACCTTTCGTTGGTAAAATTCGATTTTTGTCAAATTAGACGTGAATTAAGTCAAAGTCATATGCCTCGTGGGTAAAAATCCCACTTTGTCAAAATCAGACGTTTTCGTGCTTAAAATTcgacgtttttttctctcaaatagACGGTTCGTGGTAAAGATTTCACGTTGGTCAAAATCTTACGGGCGGGTAAAGAATCCACTTTGCTCAAAGCAAATGCTTTCGTTGGTAAAATTTCACTTTGGTCAAAGTCAGAAGCTTCTTGGGTAAAATAATGTCAGGTTTGTAAAAATTCATTAGCTTCGtggtagaaaaaaaaattctacgTTGGTAATAATCAGAATCTTCGTGTAAAAAAGAATCCACTTTGCTCAAAGCAGACGCTTTCGATGTTACAATTCAACGTTGGTCACAATCAAACGCTTCGTGGGTTAAAGTTCCACGTTGGTCAAAGCAGACACCTTCGTGGTTAGAATTCAACGTTGGTCAAAATCAAACGCTTCCTGGGTTAAAGTTCCACGTTGATCAAAGTCAGACGCTTTCGTGGTTAGAATTTGACGTTGGTCAAAGTCAGATGTTCCACTCTAGCACAGTTTGTCACCGACAGCCTATCACGGAGTGAAATGATGAAGCACACAGACAATGGGTGTGCCAGATGCTTTCCGAGAGCACTGCTCAGCTGTActctatggaaagccgtttggctcataaccattacacgtgtaaaaaatgattagtacacgtgtaataaataattaatacacgtgtaattaatgattaatacacgtgtaataaaaatgtcatacacgtgtacgaaatgattaaatacacgcgtaataaacatttcttacacgtgcatgaaatatttattacacgtgtatttgattgaaaaatgagggtgtgacagtgccacctcaacttttacaaaaagccggatatgacgtcatcagacatttatcgaaaaaatgaaagaaaatgtccggggatatcatacccaggaactctcatgtcaaatttcataaagatcggtaatAAAGCATGATTGTCCTGGGTGTGTTAACGACTTGTTCGGTTGGAAACGATCACGTGACGTAATCTTCACGCGCCGCTTAAATTCAGAGGAAAGTaacataatgcattttgaaaatgtgcctTGAATCTAGAAAAATAACGATCCAAAATGAATGCTTGTCTGGTACAGGGACTCTTCTTTGCTTATAGGTGGAGATAAGTAAGCTGTGACGTACGACAGTCAATTGCCTTTTGCgcctttgtttcttgaccagtactcttgattgtggtaccgttgtgttcctaagactctgcacttTCCTTTGATATAAGGCTCACTATGTATAACTGGATTAAACACGTGATAGTCGCTAATCATTTAAGTAATTAGATTTTTCAGATTAAGGTACCTGCTGCGAGTACTGattggaacctggcagtgaggagggtcatcaccgcaacagttggtGTACTGCCTTATGTACCCGTGTACGTATGTTTGGCTTTGGATATTTTGGGAAATGCAATTAAATGGCGGCCATAATTAATATTTTGCTGATATCTACTTCCTAAGTCCATTAGAGCCACGTTGTCACGTGGATATCAGGTCGGGACAGACATTGAATAAAGTACAATGAAAAGTTCGCTTCATTTGTGAAGTCCATCATCAGTTTCAGCAGCTTTTGCACATGGACATCTCCACGGAATGGACATTATGTTGAATAAAGTATAATGATAGTTCGCTTGATTTGAGCAACTTTAGTGAGCACTTGGACATATCGACGGAATGTGCAGATAAAGTACAATAATAGTTCTCTTCATTTGTGAAGTCGATTTAAACCACACAACTGATATGCTGACTGTCGGGCAATGCAGGTTCATGTTGATATTCATGTTTGCGACATGTGTGTTATCATTTGCTATCAGTGCAGTCAACATTATGATTTTCTATAATTCACACTCTCTACGTCCCGGTCTGTTGACAAGAACCCGCGTGTGTTTATTGTGTACGTATGGACGCCAGTGTTTAAGTGAGAAAGGGTACCAGCTTGTgcgtgtatgtcagtgtgtgtgtgtgtgtgtgtgtgtgttgctatatctctgtctgtctgtctgcctgcctgtctgtctgggcggtgtatgtgggtgtgggcGACAGAAGTAGgtggagagagcgagagagagagagaggggggagggggagggggtgcggAAAGGGAGATGGAAAATCAATCTGATAATGTATTTGACAAAACAGTACATTATCATACATAAGCACCAAACACCTGTTTCCATTACATCAACAACGACCCATTTAGTTCGCATACGGTCTAGGATTGAACCTAACACATCGACGGCGTGATAAATGTAGAGAGAATTAACACAAAGCAGTCCTCCACTATCACAGTCACTATCACGGGAACCAAAGGAAGTGGTGTCAATCGCATACATTTAAAACTTCACTCAACCCTCACGTTAAACACCCTCCGAATTCAGATTTCACCCTTTCAAGAGCCTGCTTTCTAAGACACTCTCTGTaaatatacccccccccccccacacccttTCAAGAGCCTGCTTTCCAACACACTCTCTGTAAAtataccaccaccccccccccccccaccctttaagacttcctcctgtAGTGTATTGACACAATGAGCTAGTCGAGCTAGGTAATGCCCTTTCGGCGGAGTTACTCTAGCCACTGTGAAGTAAATGAATAAAACCTGCTCCTGTTGAAATCCACTCTACTGTGTTTGCATTGGCTTCGAGCATGAACTATGAATGTAATGCGTGAgatagcttcttcttcttcttcagcgttcgacggttgtgtgtCTCATAATCTTAGGCCTGCTgatcttaggcctaaaaaaaataggtgtggttacggtaacccgacctaccctattttttggggccgaccctataactttttattacatttgtcaaaaaataccccaaaaaacaagtaaacgagtgcagaaaacgcaatgaaagcgaaagcgcccgagtcgcacacttatttccctgtcaagtaggtNNNNNNNNNNNNNNNNNNNNNNNNNNNNNNNNNNNNNNNNNNNNNNNNNNNNNNNNNNNNNNNNNNNNNNNNNNNNNNNNNNNNNNNNNNNNNNNNNNNNNNNNNNNNNNNNNNNNNNNNNNNNNNNNNNNNNNNNNNNNNNNNNNNNNNNNNNNNNNNNNNNNNNNNNNNNNNNNNNNNNNNNNNNNNNNNNNNNNNNNGGTCTTGGGAGTTCCACGGTGGTGGTCACGCGACAACTGCACGTTCACGGTCTGCTGGTTTGTGATCACGCTTCACTGATCGTGCTTTGACGATTTATTGACCGAGTAAATAAGGGaagtttttatttcattttgttgtgtgtgtgagcgcgtcaGAACCACACTCACAGGTGCACACAAAcaactatggaaagccgtttggctcataactattacagctgtaatttaaaataaatacagctgtatttaatgataaatacagctgtatttaatcataaatacagctgtatttaaaaataattacacctgtatttaaaaatatatacagctgtatttattattaaatacaggtgtaattatttttaaatacagctgcatttaaaaataaatacagctgtatttaatgataaatacagctgtatttaatcataaatacagctgtatttaaaaataattacacctgtatttaaaaatatatacagctgtatttattattaaatacaggtgtaattatttttaaatacagctgcatTTAATAAATGCGGCTGAAATAAATTagaacttgaatcggaaaatgtaCGACATGCAAAGCGACAATCTCGTGGAGATACTACTTCCGGTGACGCCACTGGATCAGACCCGCCATTGCGACGTCAATTTGTTGCAGTCTGGTAATGAGCCAGAAGAAGTTTTAAGAAGGTAAGCaacgttttgtttgcttgttcatttgtGACTTAATGGAAGAAACAATGCGTgatctttgaaacacgggtaccgggtcccggtttgataaccactggcagtggcaatcaaagatggcgtgtaaaactaaaagcaactttctgtgttttggagttcattaaatgttgggatgaatatgtcaggtttgaggatgcacatttctgtaggttcatctcggtattccaccccctcggctttctgttgtaaatattaagctgagcacggtgatcgaatgtggaagctacgtttggtcaaaggtcacagaagatttgcgtcgtgcagcgaaggaaagaatcgcgatcttgtttccgaatcggtacctctttgtttttcattaaacctgtcattctgcttgctcggctttgttagatgtttgcatatcgtgttgctattttctttgcttttattattgtttcttacttgtgcttcgtttatcgatacaacgcaaGTAATAAAAGTGTTTGGCAATTTTCAGGGAAAATGGAATGCTACTTGTAAACTGTACAACGCATGGTGTATTCCAGGATATCTGATCAAGAGTTGGATGCGTTGGTGGAACCAATTACTGCTTCCAACAAGCTTACTGGGTCCTTAATGATACAAGCTCGTCTGAAAGGACAGGGGACAGTACTTCAGGTAACTCTTCTGTGCTGAATATTAGAATAGTAAAGcttcaaaaaggaattttaaaCTGTTGAAAAACAACTGAGAAATGGACCAATGTTTCACAGTCACAGATTCTGATTTTAAAGTTAAGTAataccgtttttatatttagtcaagttttgactaaatattttaacgtagaggggggaattgagacgagggtcgtggtgtatgtgtgtgtgtgtgtgtgtctgtctgtctgtctgtgtgtgtgtttcgatcCATCATACAACGCCGCAGCTATGGAGGTCAATGCGTTGCTTCGGCAGGGCACTGTGGACTCCCCTAGAGTTGTATTTTGGGACCATGATTTTATGTTTTCCGCTGGAAAACAGTTTACGTTACCTGAATTTGCAGCGTCATTTCCTGGGTGATGGTGTGCATCTAGCAAACGTATATTCCCAAGCTTGGGACCTGTTGGCGTAACATATCAAGATCAAGAAGATCAAGCAACGTCAGGACAGGCCAGGTTGTACAAGTCCCTTCGTCAGGCGATAAACACAGTCGGTTTTTGTGTGATTAAATAATGTTGTAGCCGGGTCAGGTTGCATTGTGCGTTTTGACTGATCAGCTTACAAAGCACGGGTATAGGAACAGGGAATCTTcaaattgtttacattttctttcttgtttgatgCGGGTGGGTGGCATAAATCGACGGCTCTAAATGGGGTCAACCAGATCGGTAGATGGGAAGTAACTCGAGTTTATGACAGGCTCGTTGTGGATGATGTCCCTTGTCTAAAAACCAGTTCAAGGTGGATCCGGAATGGTTCTTCGATCAACACGATTGTTGAGTGTTCTGTCAAATCAAGATATCGTGACATGTTTCAAcagtatgtttctgtgttggtGGATAGTATGGATCAGTGTTTTTCCAGAGTACTTGGAAATAATTTTCAGGTGAGATTCTGATGAACATGTTGGTGTTACGATGCCTTTTCATGTGAGCGTTTGTCAATTCAGAGAATCAGAATATTTGTTCCTGTGGAGGTACTGTATGTCAATTACCTCGGGTGTTTGTCATTTCAGTGAATCAGGAAATATTGGTTCCTGTGGAAGTACTGTTTTGTCAATCAcctgttattttgcctaggagaTTCCAAATTTATTTTGATTGTGGTACTGTGGGCTAGGTAATATTTCATGTGGAGGTACTGTTGTCACTTGTGTTGGCTGGTGCCTCACAGATTACAAACACTATTTTGGTTAAAGTACATGTACCGTGGGCTAGGTAATATTTCATGGTGGGGCTGATTTTTCAGAGAATCAGAAAACATGGTtcgctgttgttctttttgtcaaaTTAAGCTATAGGGCCTCAGAGATTCCAACATTAGTTAGTATGTGGATTTGTTAGCCAGGTATTatgttggtgtgtgacagttCAGAGAACCATGATGTAATTTCCTGTTGGTGTTCTGTTTGTCATAAATGTATTGAGCCTCAGAGATTCCAAACTCGTTTGGTGGGGGTACTGGGTGCCAGGATTTGAGTttgacacagaaaacacaattgGTTTGAAGTACTTTGGGCCAGATTTTAATCAATTTCTTTGGTTTGTATTTCAGACTCCCAAAATCTGGTGACAACTTCAGAAGTATGGGATATTAAACACCTTTTACAGGCTGAACAGTGAAGGAGTTGTTAACTCCTGCAAGGAGCAGCAGACAAGTTCAAGGCTTATGTGTAATTCTCAGTAATCTGACAAATAAGGCTGTGTTCACATATCCTGTTTTTTATGCACAGGAATATGCCTCCCAGGAGGGCAGCGTCAAGGCGGGTAGCCGAAGTGACCCGAGCCGCTGCAGGTCGGCCGAGGGCCAGCAACCAGACAGCCTCGCAGCGACAACCCGGTGGGTTTGAGTCAGCCACAGCAGGAGGGGAAGAAAGCGCCACTGCTTTGGCCGCGGTATTGGCAGAACTACGCAGGCTGGGGGAGCGGCAAGAGACCTGCCAAGTGGCCATTGTCTCGCTCCAGAAAGACAACCAACGTCTGCAAGAAGCTGTTTCGGGTGATCGTGAGGCCATCGCCTCAACATCGGGATCGATGACAACCGGTACCAGCAATTCTACCCTGTCTGGCTCGGTTG from Littorina saxatilis isolate snail1 linkage group LG7, US_GU_Lsax_2.0, whole genome shotgun sequence carries:
- the LOC138971830 gene encoding uncharacterized protein isoform X1, which translates into the protein MVLRSTRLLSVLSNQDIVTCFNSMFLCWWIVWISVFPEYLEIIFRNMPPRRAASRRVAEVTRAAAGRPRASNQTASQRQPGGFESATAGGEESATALAAVLAELRRLGERQETCQVAIVSLQKDNQRLQEAVSGDREAIASTSGSMTTGTSNSTLSGSVANLVNTITGTEYGEPSAG
- the LOC138971830 gene encoding uncharacterized protein isoform X2, which codes for MYDMQSDNLVEILLPVTPLDQTRHCDVNLLQSGNEPEEVLRRISDQELDALVEPITASNKLTGSLMIQARLKGQGTVLQEYASQEGSVKAGSRSDPSRCRSAEGQQPDSLAATTRWV